The following proteins are co-located in the Apis mellifera strain DH4 linkage group LG9, Amel_HAv3.1, whole genome shotgun sequence genome:
- the LOC411491 gene encoding DNA/RNA-binding protein KIN17 has protein sequence MGKHEVGTPKYIANKIKAKGLQKLRWYCQMCQKQCRDENGFKCHTMSESHHRQLLLFADNASRYMDQFSKEFSQGYLNLLKRQFGTRRVPANRVYQEYISDRGHIHMNATIWLTLTAFVKWLGRTGQCVVDETEKGWYVTYIDRDPETLAAQERKAKKQKMDKDDEERMMEFIEKQVEKGQQESNEQSETIKEPLKRLDNDAPLVLNMKINKKPKLLPIIKQEKIDKDSTSNESTSMISNIKSEESNEEYTDKETSSAKIEKGESKLNNDNDNMEGWLREGLMVKVITKTLGDKYYKSKGIIQSVENSNFIGKVKLRSPEEVENHVIKIDQEYLETVIPAIGKEVIILWGKYKAMKGIVHKLHIEHYSIDVKLESDNTIVKKLPYEQICKYVR, from the exons atgggTAAACACGAAGTAGGAACGCCAAAATATAttgctaataaaattaaggCAAAAGGCTTGCAAAAGTTAAGATGGTATTGTCAAATGTGTCAAAAACAGTGCAGAGACGAAAATGGATTCAAGTGTCATACAATGTCAGAATCTCATCATAgacaattattgttatttgctGATAATGCTTCTCGTTATAtggatcaattttcaaaagagtTTTCTCAgggttatttaaatttattaaaaagacaaTTTGGTACCAGAAGAGTGCCTGCTAACCGTGTTTATCAAGAATATATCTCAGACCGAGGACATATACATATGAATGCTACAATTTGGCTTACATTGACTGCATTTGTTAAATGGCTTGGACGTACTGGACAGTGTGTTGTAGATGAAACGGAGAAAg GTTGGTACGTAACATACATTGACAGGGATCCAGAAACACTTGCAGCACAAGAAAGAAAAGctaaaaagcaaaaaatggataaagatgacgaagaaagaatgatggaatttatagaaaaacaaGTAGAAAAAGGCCAACAAGAAAGTAACGAACAATCTGAAACTATTAAAGAGCCACTTAAACGACTTGATAATGATGCACCTTTAGttcttaatatgaaaataaataaaaaaccaaAATTACTTCCCAttataaaacaagaaaaaatagataaagattCTACTAGTAATGAATCGACTTCCatgatttctaatataaaatctgaGGAATCAAATGAAGAATATACAGATAAGGAAACAAGTTCagcaaaaatagaaaaaggtgAATCAAAACTTaacaatgataatgataatatggaAGGATGGTTAAGAGAGGGTTTAATGGTAAAAGTAATAACTAAGACTCTtggagataaatattataaatctaaagGCATTATTCAATCTGttgaaaattccaatttcattGGAAAAGTCAAATTGCGATCACCTGAAGAAGTTGAGAatcatgttataaaaatagatcaaGAATATCTAGAAACTGTAATACCCGCTATAGGAAAAGAAGTTATAATTCTTTGGGGAAAATATAAGGCAATGAAGGGTATTGTGCATAAGCTTCACATAGAACATTACAGTATAGATGTAAAATTGGAAAGTGATAATactatagtaaaaaaattaccatatgaacaaatttgtaaatatgtaagatga